The following proteins are co-located in the Polystyrenella longa genome:
- a CDS encoding WD40 repeat domain-containing protein — MTRGHTLWVDVISWSADGSKIYSAASDDTDTEMIVWDVGTGKRIAGETHQLGRSTWIHELINEPTLFMLSYPKNGAFNDYPPPRISLLDESLNLDSDSSLISDYLGGVVPLDRTNQLVVYGMYQVQILGADLSPRMLLYEDRENRIVRVTASANEQFLAATSVSNVLTWDMKATDSYTELSVLDNLELGPVAISNDGRYIAASRYSLASLPGPSPVYFWDREVGSGPVKRIEYQQPVQFVRMIETEPEPVVLVVTGKDMLDCTVELYSPEGELVKELYRDRKEIHSIDIDQSHHRIVWVDSGSRAEMWSLANDEPQKMWKATWPSTRNIQFSPNDEQIAGQGFIEDIFIFHSANGQQTRVLKGHHTSQIYIYLFGSVMLLLMVGVISRHEERNKKHRKSGMINVGERLNWKMTQGEIPSSLPRFSFLEGKIDGHFEHILIGEGTHYPIMLGIFSWTEQSRENRVALKELCIIFPHISDTLPEMLIQPEFLFNSIAEWIGFQDIDLNESDALKKFSEAYTLRSPDLERTKEVIHDELARFLYENQGWTIEIKEDSVLMRWQRVKSFTSSRFSSDDADSIISFKEEAETIINLLLMRR; from the coding sequence ATGACCAGGGGTCATACTCTTTGGGTCGACGTCATCTCCTGGAGCGCTGACGGTTCGAAAATTTATTCTGCGGCTAGCGATGACACTGATACAGAAATGATTGTCTGGGACGTGGGAACCGGTAAAAGGATCGCAGGAGAAACACACCAGCTTGGCCGCTCGACCTGGATTCATGAATTAATCAACGAACCAACGTTGTTCATGCTCTCGTACCCCAAGAACGGAGCTTTCAACGATTACCCTCCGCCTCGAATCTCTCTGCTTGATGAATCATTAAACCTAGACTCTGATTCAAGCCTGATCTCAGACTATCTCGGAGGAGTTGTACCGCTTGACAGGACCAATCAGCTTGTAGTGTATGGAATGTATCAGGTTCAGATTCTGGGAGCGGATCTAAGCCCACGCATGTTGCTATATGAAGATCGTGAAAATCGAATCGTTCGTGTTACTGCTTCTGCCAACGAACAGTTTCTAGCAGCCACGAGCGTGTCGAATGTTCTGACTTGGGACATGAAAGCGACTGATAGTTATACAGAGCTTTCAGTACTCGATAATCTGGAACTCGGGCCGGTGGCGATTTCGAATGATGGTAGATATATCGCTGCAAGTCGGTATTCCCTTGCTTCTTTACCTGGCCCTTCACCAGTATATTTCTGGGACAGGGAAGTAGGCTCTGGACCGGTGAAGCGAATCGAATATCAACAACCGGTGCAGTTCGTCCGAATGATAGAAACTGAACCTGAACCTGTTGTGCTCGTCGTCACTGGTAAAGACATGCTGGATTGCACAGTCGAACTATATTCACCTGAGGGAGAACTGGTTAAAGAGTTATATCGGGATCGTAAGGAAATTCATTCGATCGACATTGACCAATCGCATCATCGAATCGTGTGGGTTGACTCGGGATCTCGTGCAGAGATGTGGTCGCTCGCCAATGATGAGCCTCAGAAAATGTGGAAAGCGACTTGGCCTAGTACGCGTAACATCCAGTTTTCGCCCAATGATGAACAAATCGCGGGGCAGGGTTTCATCGAAGACATCTTTATATTTCACAGTGCCAATGGTCAGCAGACAAGAGTCTTGAAAGGGCATCACACATCACAGATCTATATCTATCTGTTCGGTTCAGTGATGCTATTGTTGATGGTAGGAGTAATCTCCAGACATGAAGAACGGAATAAGAAACACCGGAAGTCCGGCATGATCAATGTTGGAGAACGATTGAACTGGAAGATGACTCAGGGAGAGATTCCAAGTTCGTTGCCACGTTTTAGTTTTCTCGAAGGCAAGATTGATGGGCACTTTGAACATATTCTGATTGGCGAGGGAACCCATTACCCAATTATGTTGGGCATTTTTTCCTGGACGGAGCAATCCAGAGAGAACCGGGTCGCACTCAAAGAACTATGCATCATCTTTCCACACATATCTGATACTCTACCGGAGATGCTCATTCAGCCAGAGTTTCTCTTCAATAGTATAGCCGAGTGGATCGGATTTCAGGATATTGACCTTAACGAAAGCGACGCTCTTAAGAAGTTCTCCGAAGCTTATACGCTTCGTTCTCCAGATCTAGAAAGAACAAAGGAAGTAATTCACGATGAACTGGCGAGATTCCTGTATGAGAATCAGGGTTGGACAATAGAAATCAAAGAAGATTCCGTTCTGATGCGATGGCAACGAGTCAAGTCTTTCACGTCATCTCGCTTCTCCTCAGACGACGCAGACTCGATCATAAGTTTTAAAGAGGAAGCGGAAACGATCATCAACTTACTACTGATGCGACGATAA
- a CDS encoding serpin family protein: MTIFADPVEAKQPRLVPKLINSNSEPRGNKIFISEETQQVVRSSNQFAFDLYQQVRQQKGNLFFSPASISTALAMTYGGAEGLTEREMASVLHLSKHQNAHEGFSTLLSLLNSKGSHNGYSLCTANRLWGHKEFQLESDFLQLTRIKYRAELETLDFSEPEQARKAINEWVKQETQHKIVDLIGSGVLDPDTKIVLTNAIHFEGKWSSAFRKESTRKSPFHLTPANKVYVPTMQQQEKFWYTRNEDAEILSIPYQDQELSIVVILPINTDGLSTLEDKLTLGRFNEWMRQLQRDRPVNTRIPKFMMRSQFRLSDALKSLGMKSAFSNGADFSAMSQRQELKISNVIHQAFIEVDEKGTEAAAATAVINSYAPSGPGKQGKPVLTFHADHPFLFLIRDHRTGAVLFFGRVEQPEY, encoded by the coding sequence ATGACTATATTCGCTGATCCAGTGGAAGCTAAACAGCCACGCCTGGTTCCCAAATTAATAAATAGCAACTCCGAACCGCGCGGAAACAAGATTTTCATTTCAGAAGAAACGCAACAGGTGGTCAGGTCCAGCAACCAGTTTGCTTTTGACCTGTACCAGCAGGTTCGACAGCAAAAGGGTAATCTGTTCTTTTCACCAGCGAGCATCTCGACGGCGTTAGCAATGACCTACGGAGGGGCTGAGGGACTCACAGAACGAGAAATGGCTTCAGTATTACACTTGAGTAAACATCAGAACGCACATGAAGGATTCTCCACGCTGTTAAGCCTGTTAAATAGTAAGGGCAGCCATAATGGATATTCACTTTGTACTGCAAATCGACTGTGGGGACACAAAGAATTTCAGCTCGAGAGTGATTTTCTACAACTGACGAGAATTAAATATCGTGCCGAGTTAGAGACTCTGGACTTCTCCGAACCAGAGCAGGCAAGGAAAGCAATCAATGAGTGGGTTAAGCAGGAGACTCAGCACAAGATTGTTGACCTGATTGGCTCTGGAGTTTTGGATCCCGACACTAAGATAGTACTAACGAATGCAATTCATTTCGAAGGTAAATGGTCATCTGCTTTCCGTAAAGAATCAACAAGAAAGTCTCCATTCCACCTCACGCCGGCGAACAAAGTTTATGTACCAACAATGCAGCAGCAGGAGAAGTTCTGGTACACCAGAAATGAGGATGCTGAAATCCTTTCAATTCCTTATCAAGACCAGGAATTGTCGATTGTGGTTATTCTTCCCATAAATACTGATGGTCTTTCGACCTTAGAAGACAAACTGACTCTAGGCCGTTTCAATGAATGGATGAGGCAGTTGCAACGAGACAGACCAGTGAATACTCGAATACCAAAGTTCATGATGCGGTCTCAGTTCAGACTCTCGGACGCTCTAAAGTCGTTAGGCATGAAATCAGCATTTAGTAATGGTGCCGACTTTTCTGCCATGTCTCAGCGTCAAGAGTTAAAAATCTCCAATGTGATTCATCAAGCTTTCATCGAGGTGGATGAAAAGGGGACTGAAGCTGCAGCAGCCACGGCCGTCATAAATAGTTATGCGCCTTCCGGCCCCGGAAAACAGGGAAAACCAGTCCTCACTTTCCATGCCGATCACCCTTTTCTGTTCTTAATCAGAGACCACCGCACCGGTGCAGTCCTGTTCTTTGGCCGAGTGGAGCAACCGGAATATTGA